Within Homo sapiens chromosome 2, GRCh38.p14 Primary Assembly, the genomic segment AACACAGCGCAATGCCCTGGAGAAATCAGTTGGAGTCTCCAGGGATCAGGGTTCCAGGAACTCAGGATCTGCAGGTCAGTGATGGACAggcaatattctctctctcttttctttcttttctactctCTCCTGTCAATATCTCTGGTATGCCCTCTATCCCTTCACTCCTCCTGGCAAGCTGTCTAGGTAACAAGGTAGTCCCCTCATATGACATGATGGGACATCAAAAACATTTAGGAGCACATAAAGAGATTTGAGGAGAAGGAATAGGTTAAGCCAAATCAAGATTTCTGAACTACTTAGAACAACTGACTTTAGAAAGTAATCTCAAAAGAAACCATCTGGGCCAATGGTATTCAAACCGTGTTTGGTGGAAGCTTAAGagattttttgttttcgttttttttttttttgtgctccTTGGTAGCTCCTCAGTGTCTTCTTTGTAGGCAAGAGAAATACTAGCAGGGTTCCAAAGTCTCCATTGCTTCCTGTGTCAGCAAAGCAGCTGCCCTTTATCCTTTTTACAATCATTAGAATTCtgcataaaattttattgtgaaacTTAAAACAGTTTTGAAAGATACCTTACTCAATCTTTCCATCCAATGTTGATAAGTTGAAGGCCCAGGGATAAAAGGTGGCAAAATAAATTGGTAGCAGAGCTAGGTCTAGGACTCAGCCTTTCTATTCAAAGTCTGCTCTGTGTGTTTCTATGTCCTGGCCACAAGGACCAGGGTAGTTCAATTAGGGTGGTTGGAGAGAGCTTCAAGTGAGCTGTAAGCCATGCTTCATGACTTCAAGATCTTATAAACTTTTATAAGGGAAACAAATATCTTTATGTACAACaataaataatacagtaaaatttAATAGGAGTTCAGAGTAGAGTTACAATAGTAAGGGAAAGATTCATTAAACTCTGAGTCATGGAATTATAAATAGTTTGGCCTAGAAAGAACCTTCATAACCACATAATCTAATCCCATGAATGTATAGTGCTGAAACTGAGGGTTGGAGGTTAAAAGACATAACCCTGTATGTCTAAGCTGTAACTCTACACTGGTAATTAATTTGATAGAACTAGATACTGAACCCATCTATACTGATACTATCTCCAGTGATCTTAATATCAAAAGATCTGAATGGATGACAATGAGAAGGGATGACTTTTGAGGCAGGGAGAACAATGGGACACCTGTGAGTACGTCCACTGAGAAGATAAGAAAGGAATTATGTCGCCAGGAGGTGTGGTTTAGTGTCCATGGAGAAGTGAGATGCTATCACACAAGAAAATCAGTGCCAGACGGTGACAAAACAGTCAGTCACTGTAGATTCTAGAGCTGGGCAGGGATGTggtgaaaaaaatctttagaacGTGGGTCCACATTCCTCACATAGGTTGGAATGAATGAAAGGCAGAAAAACCGGGAATACAAGTACAGTAGTAATGGcaattaaaaacacaaagttatattttaaagaaataacctGTAGGGACTTGATAAGTTAGACACTGAGTCAGGAGAAGTAGGAGATATTGTCAATGAGTCTCAGGTTTTGAATATCACTGGTGAGAGGAAtattatgacagtgagagaaatgaAATTGGGAGGAATGTGTGGGCTGGGAGGAGAAGATAATTAACTTAACCTTAAATATATTTGGTTGGATATCAGCAGGATGTCCAAAGTGGGCTGTCCTGTAGGCTGCAGGAGGTAAAGTGGGATGTGCAGTCTACATTTGGGAGCCATTAGCCCAAGATAATCATTGCAGCTGTAGAAGTCAATGAATTGCAGCTTAATATGATGTGAAATAGAAGTGCTTAGGACCTTGTTAGCCTTAGGGGTGGCCCCAGAAGGAGGTGAAATCTACAGTGGGAGAAAGAGGTGTGAAGGGAGTCATTCAATGTCAAGGGTTCCAAGGAGGCAATGACTAAATATCAAAGGAATCAAAAGAATCTCTGGATCTTGCTCCACAGAAGTTAATATTGGTCTTGGACAGAACATCCCACATAGATACTGTGCAGGAGAATGATGAAGGATAGGACAGGGTGCTGTGCAAAAGAACATGGGGAAAGCCCAAGTTTAGCTGATGGCAGTGTTTGAGCCAGGACAGGTGAATTGCGGAGGTCTGAGAGCCAGATGCCATGTCCAGGGAGaaatgagaggaagaaaagagggataTAGACTGAAGTTCAGTGAAAAGTCATTTGAGGAAAATAGGGAGGGGAAGCTTTGGGGGTGAGGCATGTGGCACACTGGGAGGGGCTTGGCACACAGCAGAGGTTCAGCACCAAGACCCAGGCTCTCTGATGGACCAGACGCTAGCTTCCTACCCTTACTCACTTCATCACAATCTATCAGAACCCAGGCGGAGGGAGCCGAATAGGGGAGCCTTTGGGAAAGACACTGTACATTTTGGCTGTGCCAGAATGGGAGGTTTCTAGGGCCCATGGGATCCAGCTGGACTGGACCAGCATTGAATTTCTTCCAGCTCTTTGAGCTGACACTGACCCAGAGTGGGAGTCATCAGCTTGCTATCCACCTTCACCCAGGGCCCTCCACTTTGTTGCCCCACCTAGATCTGGGCACAGCTACCACACTGCCCACTGTCCTGCTGCTACAACCAAAGAAGCCCCAGTGGTTTGGCCAAGGGGAGCCCATCATCAAGTGGGCTTGCATTGAGGCCATGATGCTGTTGAGTTATCTGTACTGGGGGATTGTCTAGTCCTTTAGGACTCAAAGTGCTGGCCAGGAGGAACCAGCAGCATTGACATCACCTGGTTGCATATTTGAAATGTAcagtctcaggccccaccccaggcctgaaaaaccagaatctgttattttaaCAAGAACTGCAggtggtttatatatttattaataagtgTGAAGAATGGAATGAAAGTACACCAGTTCCCAAGCAGCATGGCTGATTGCTGGAATCACTCCAAGTCCTACTGAATTAGAACCTTCGGCCCAGGAAATAGTAATTATACAGAGTCCCCCAGGTGATGCAGATGGGCAGGCACATTTAGGAGCCAATGACTTTAACTGaacacttcatttaaaaaatgttgaaacttACTTGATACTACAAAGGAAATTCATGTTCATTATAGGAAAATGttgatatgtttaaaaaattactcataaAGCCATAGGTAAGTGGTGCAACAACACGAGTAACATTTCTATGTATGTGTCTCTATGTGTGGATTTAAATAGAATTACAGTGTACACTTGATTTATAATCTGCATTTTTCacctaatatattttgaaaatttttatgtcCTAAAACAAGCTTCTATAATATCATCTTTAACAAACACATACATCcttatttattgaattttgctATAATTTCTTAGCCAATTACCTATTActgaaaattcagatttttttcaacttctTGCTATTGTAAAAAATTATGCAGTGAACATTTTTGTAAGTAAACATTTGGGCAATCCGTTATTTTTCCTAAGAGTAAGGGAAACACATGCAATCACAAAGTATACAGAATGCTTTAAGACTTTCATTCACAGCACCAACATCCCTCCAGAATTTGCACTTGTTAGTCCCTATTATCCTTCACTCTAAGTCTCAAAGTCATACCCCAAGGCCTGGGGACAGaaaatgacttgtccaaagtgACAGTGACAGACCCAGTACTAAAAGCCACCTTGGCTACAGCCCTGTTTCTGGAACTTGAGAGCTGAGGTGGTTGGAAGCCGTATCCTCAGCACCCACCTGTTCCTTCTCACCTGCCTCCCCAGGGTCCCTCAGCATCTCTCTATTCCTCCCTGAGCCCTATTACTTTCTTCCACctgccttcttcctttctcttctctcattttctgctttcttatattttttcttctctattcccTTCTTATTTGGTGAGAATCAGATCTACTCGGTAAACCTCAGCCCTAGTCATACTTGCGTTACTTTCCTGAGCTAATTTCCAACTCCTGATTAGCTCTGGGTTTATTTCCATGCTAAATTCTGGACTGGCCTTTCCAATGGGTGTTCATTTTAGGGAAGAGCTCTAGGACAGGATAACCCATCGGGAAGGAGCAGAGTCATGTGAGGCTGTGTGGCCTGGCATTTATACAGGGCCACTATCTTCACTGTGCCATTTTCCATCTGGAACAGAATGGGGGAGTTTGGATGGGCTGTTTTCGGCAGTCTTGGCCAAGCACTTCTAGTCACTAGGAATGATGTTTTCCAACTCTCTGGGGAGACCCCACCAGCCTCACTGCTGCTGGAGACCCCTTCTAGTTGTGCTCTCTTCTTTCACTCTGGGCTCTAGTTATCTAACCCTTGGCTAGTTATGGGGGCGGGGGTGTGGTGCCCTGTTGGCCAACAGGGCAGTGGGACTGGGTTTGAGCTGGGCTTATCCTCCAACTGTGAGGGAGGCTACAGCACACTCCACCCCACTCTCAGGGCTGGGAATTGTTGTGGCTCAGCTATTTGGGGGAATCTGTTTTCCAGTTTCTCAGAACCAGCGCAAGCACACACATCCCAGGCTCACACCCCTGGTGGCTGGACTTGCTCCCGGATAGCCTCAGTCAGGGAGAGGCAGAGCTGCCTGGAGCCTGCTGGGCTGGTGGAAGCCTTGGTGGATTCTGGCAGGCCAATTATAGACGAATGGCCTGGGGAACCCGTGCAGCCCTTGGCTGAGTGGTTCTAAGCCCCAGCACGTCTGCCTCTGGCTTCACCCAGCCTCCTTTTCTAActgcccttctctcctccccatcaGTGAGGACCAGACACCACTGATTGCAGGAATGTGTTCCCTCCCCATGGCAAGATACTACATGTAAGTTGTCCTGGCATGTCCCTGCTTTCCAAGCCAGGGGGTCAGggtgggaagaggaaaggaatgCTGAGTCAGAGGATGAGGCTCCTTCTCACCTTAGAAATTGCAAGTGCCCCATAATTAAGCTTCATCATCACCACAGTAGCAACAGCTCTTTCCTGAACGTCTGCAAGATGCCAGCCAATCTACTGCCTCATCTCTGTTCCAAAAAGTCTGTAAGTGGAGTGTTattaaacccattttacagatctggaagctgaggctcaaagagggtAAATAACTTCCCCCATGTCACACAGCTACCaaaaggcagagccaggaatCAGACTTCATGTCCTCTGTGCTGCTCCATCCGCCTCTCTGAAATGTCAGAAAGTTTTGAATCTCAATGACAGCATCTTGATGGTGGTCCCTGTGGCCTTTACTCCCAGTGTGGGCTTCTAACACTTACttacatttcatctcatttgAGATTTGCATCCTTCCTTATCTTTTACTACTTTGTTGTCTGTGATTTTGTCATAAGCTCCTTTCAGGAAGGAGGTGAGgcataagaaaaatcaaagaggACTCTGGGATGCATTTCCTCTGCCCCTCCCATGGACCCTGTAATGTCCAGGGCTGTGTCCTGGACAAGGTGGGTGGGGAGCAGTCCTGGTCTCAAGGAGGTGACAGCCTGGCTGGGAAGCAAGACACATACATAGGAAGCACATAAATGACAAAGCAGATGTCAGCACTTCAGGGCATCTAATCTGGGTTCTGGTCTCCAAATAGAATGCTGCTGGCATGTGAGTTGTCACATCTGGGTTGTCAAGGTGGCAAGGGGAATGCCAGATAACACGCCCAGGATCTTTCcggaagtttatttttattgtacaagTGAACCTGCTTTAAATATGTACAGTCATTAGCTAAGGGTATTATCGTTAGCTGTTATTGAGATAGAAAAATCCCCTGGAGGTGGTGGAATTTGTCCAGAGGTTCTGCCCTAAAAGGTTAATGAGAGCTCTCCAGCCCTGACAGCAGCTGACAGGCATCTTTGAAACCAACTAGGTGACTGAGCTAATACCCTGCATGACTTTGAAgcctttaaaatatctgaaaagcaaATCACACTTCAGTATACACTCAATCTCTGTACTAAagagaataaacatttataaacaattaGGGCAGGCCCAAAAAATTTAAGATAAGGTCCACTGTATCCCAAAGTCATCTGAGCCTCACTAAGAAATTTCTCAGGAAGCCAGGAACATTTTCTTTACCCCTCTGTCAGAGGGCATTGGCTCTCCGTTCTCCTCTGAAGGCCTCCCCAAGCCATGAGAAGGCAGGAAGCACAGCCTCTGAAAAGCAAGAACACAGGAGACCTTCCTTGCTTTAAGGCTGGCCTGGTCTTTACCTGCTCTTGGGAGTGACCATTCCCCTCTTACCACCTGTGAAGGAGAGAAAATCGCCCAAATGCTCAAGGTGGTGATTCAGAGCATGGAAGTGGAAGGGCTTGGGGGCCAGTGGTGCATAAAGGGAATGGGCCATCAGCACTGTCATACTGTTTCAGAATTAAATATGCAGACCAGAAGGCTCTATACACAAGAGATGGCCAGCTGCTGGTGGGAGATCCTGTTGCAGACAACTGCTGTGCAGGTGAGCTTCTGGGGCCTCCACCCCATGCTCCATCTGCCATAggccctcccttctcttcttccctttcctccccagcAGAGGGTCAGCAGCTGCCCCCAGTGACAGTGAGAAGGGCCAGAGAGCAGCTGTGGCCTCTCCTAGCGAGGGGACATGACTCCTGCAGAAGTCCTGGCTCACCGTCCAGTCTGCATGCAGGGCCAGGCCAGGTGTGCCCATGTCCAGTTCCTTCCTGCCTGAGCCTTTACCTGCCAAGAGCCTGCAACATGGGGTTCCCTTGTCCCttgactcttctctctcttccctcctagAGAAGATCTGCATACTTCCTAACAGAGGCTTGGCCCGCACCAAGGTCCCCATTTTCCTGGGGATCCAGGGAGGGAGCCGCTGCCTGGCATGTGTGGAGACAGAAGAGGGGCCTTCCCTACAGCTGGAGGTGAGAGGCCTCTCCCCATTCTAGGGGACACTGCAGACCTGGCCTGACCCCTGGGATGCTCTGGCATCTTTGTGCCTATCTGTGGATTCCCAGCCAGGTCCACATGTCCTACTTCCTCAGGTTTCCACCATCTCCCTCTGCACCTAGCACCAAGACCCTTGCCCTCTAGAATCTGCAGAAGGCAGTCCCTTGGGTAAAAACCAGCCCTGTCAGGTCCTTTTTTGGCCAAGCCCCAGAGGCCTCCAGGGCTAACACCTCCATCAGCACTCTCATTCTGCAGCCATCCACCTTGCCCCCACAGGATGTGAACATTGAGGAACTGTACAAAGGTGGTGAAGAGGCCACACGCTTCACCTTCTTCCAGAGCAGCTCAGGCTCCGCCTTCAGGCTTGAGGCTGCTGCCTGGCCTGGCTGGTTCCTGTGTGGCCCGGCAGAGCCCCAGCAGCCAGTACAGCTCACCAAGGAGAGTGAGCCCTCAGCCCGTACCAAGTTTTACTTTGAACAGAGCTGGTAGGGAGACAGGAAACTGCGTTTTAGCCTTGTGCCCCCAAACCAAGCTCATCCTGCTCAGGGtctatggtaggcagaataatgtccCCCGAaatatgtccacatcctaatcccaaGATCTGTGCATATGTTACCATACATGTCCAAAGAggttttgcaaatgtgattatgttaaggatcttgaaatgaGGAGACAATCCTGGGTTATCCTTGTGGGCTCAGTTTAATCAcaagaaggaggcaggaagggagagtcagagagagaatgGAAGATACCATGCTTCTAATTTTGAAGATGGAGTGAGGGGCCTTGAGCCAACAAATGCAGGTGTTTTTAGAAGGTGGAAAAGCCAAGGGAACGGATTCTCCTCTAGAGTCTCCGGAAGGAACACAGCTCTTGACACATGGATTTCAGCTCAGTGacacccatttcagacttctgacctccacaactataaaataataaacttgtgTTATTGTAAACCtctaagtttgtggtaacttgctatagcagccatagaaaactaCTACAGAGCCTTATTCGACCCTGTGTCCAGTGTTTGATGCAAGAGACTTGGTGAGTTCTTAGAAGGCTACCTGCAGCTTCTCCTCCAGTCCATCTGCTATGGAGCCTCTAGAAACAACCAAGAAGCCCCAGGCAGAACTCAGTGTCCTCTGCACAGGGACAAAGCCCTGGGCTGCTTACAACTTAAATTCTAGCTCAAGTCTTGTGATTTTCTACCAGATACTTCACAGTGAATCCACAATTCCGTGGTTGACTGTTGGTACAGTCCGCTATCTGCCAGGTGCTTAAGTAGTAGCAAGGGCCAGACAATATGTGTGTCCTGGATGTGTTGAGTTTAAGGTTACAGTGGAGTCTCTAAGTTGAGGTGATTTGatatagctgggagtacagggcTGGAATTCAGCTGAGAGTTTGCAATTGGAATTCATACTCATCCTCAGAGCTCAAACGCTTCTCTGTTTCATGGAAAATATTTGACTGGGATCAAGCTAGAGCAGAAAGCCCATGGTATCAGGACTCAGAGAAGGCACAGGCTGCTGGCGCTGTCCCTCTGTTGTATAACTACTTAACATTCACCTAGCGTGTTCTGAGTTCCAACCATGGGGCAGCAATTTTAAGAACATTCTGTTGTCATCCTCAGAATGACTCTTCAAGGCAAGCATTTTCacctccatttgacagatgaggaaactggactAAGAGAAGTGAAATAACTTGCTGAAGGTCATATGGGCTATCAGTGTTGGAGCTCAAGATAAAACTTGGTGCAGCTGACCTCAATGCcattttgcaaatttttattcCACTTAAGGAGCTGAGGATAGAATGGTGAATAAAACCAAACTTCCTTGTAGCTGATAATTGAAAGGGAGAAACactaaacaagcaaataaacaaacaagaaaacagaaagggCACTTTTCATGATTAGAAGGTGAGGGCAGCAGGTATTCAATGGAAATATTAGATGGGGGGGTCaggggaggttttttttttttgttgttgttgttgtttttttacttttttgaagagGTAACATCTGCACTGAGGTTATGGACAGGAAGGAACTGTGACTAGAAATAATCAAGGCAAAAGAGTAGCAAATGTGTTGGCCCTGAGACAGAAAGGAGCTGGTATGTTCAAGTAACAGtagaaggctggggtgggggctggagccTGGAGAGCAAGGGAGGAGTAGGCAGTGAGCAAGACCAGCAGGGTTGGGTCATGTGTGGCCTTGAAGGCAAAGTACAGGCTTCCAAGTATTAAGTGTGACGGGAGCTACACGATAGGCTCTGATAATGTTTAGGTTCTTTCTCTGAGCTGCCTCTCCACAGCCTGTATGTGCCCCGGGAAATTGATCACCTGGCTGGCCCATTATAACTATGTGTTTACATGGTGGGACTCAATTTTATGTCAGCTGTGGCCAGAACAGCTGCTGGTAAATGCAGAAGAGGCTGAGTAAATGCAAAATCTTAAACAAGTTAATGGATAATCACACTTGATtcctattcctcctcctcctcctccccttcttcttcttcttcttcctcttcttcttcttcctcttcttcctcctctcctcctcctcttcctcctcttcttcttcctcctcctcctccttcttctccttctcctcctcctcctccttctcctcctcctcctcctcctcctcaggacagggtcttgctctatcacccaggctggagtacagtggtgcaatcatggctcactgcagccttgacctcctggatcaagccattctctgcctcagcctcttgagtagctgggaccacaggcatgcatcaccatgcccagctaggttttttttaattttttgtagagactggctctcgtcatgttgcccaggctggtcttgaactcctgggctcaggtgatcttcccacctcagccacccaaagtgttgggattacaggtgtgagctgctacATCTGGCCAATCACTTGGTTCTTATGGGACATTCATCATACTGTGTGAGAAGAGCTATGGTACCAGGTAGAGACACCATTGTAGCCTAgaggtggagctggcagggaGGGCTGGGCAGGGCTTCACAGAAGAAAGAGCATATAATCTGGGCCTCAGAGAAAAAGCAGGTGTTTTCCAGGCAGAGAACGCAGGGATGGGCATCCCAGGCAGAAAAACTGCTCAGGAAGGTGTGATGATGGAGAAGAGCTCCCAGCACATCTGAGGTGAGTCATCAATGTGGCTGGGACCCAGGGCTTGGACTGAGGAGTGGCTGCAAATTCACATGAGAAGATGGGTGGCTCCTGATTGCTAATGCCTTGTGAAGGAGTTTTTATCTGGGAGGCCCCAAGGAATCATCCAGGTATTTCAGGCAGGACCCAGATTTTAATCCTGGGCCCCTCAGATCAGCACTGGGCCAACACAGATGCTACTGGGTCCTCAGCTCTTCTCAgccaccccctccctccccttctccctccctgacTTCTGTTTAGCACTGCCCCGGGGTCAGCTTCCATGCTGTGATTTCACAGTCAGCCTGACCCCTGCTTCATCTTCCCTGACCAGTTCATCACCTTCATGCATGTGTTGAAAGACAAACTTtggcatattaaaattttaaggagTTTATTTGAGCAGAGAATGATTCATGAATCACAAGGTGCCAAATTGCAAGTGATTCAGGGCTCCACCCAGGGGCTACCGGAAAACCATTTATAAGTTGTTCaggaagcaaaaggaagaaaaaaattcattggtTAAGTGGAAAATCCTTAGTTGCAGGTTAGTCGGCGGTTCCTGATTGGCTAAGCTTAAGTTTCGTTTTCTTAGTCAATGACCATTCACTCTGGGTTGGGTTTTAGTTTACTTAGGCAGGAACCCAACACGCTGGAGTCATCTCAGCCTAATACCTtcccaattaattattttaacacatGGTAACTCATTTCTGCTGGCCCTTCCCTTGTGAACTGTGCCCATGGACCACCCAGGCAAATGCAGGCCTCCTCCTACTTACTAGTGGTGCTGTTCCAAGTTGAATCATGTTCTCtatataactaaaaaaaattttcacatgtaaaatatgCCAATTCTCTAACAGTgcacagaagaggaagaggacatAAAGACTTAGAAGACATGTCTCTATGACTGAAGGACACATAGTGCAGATGGGAAAACCAGACCTTGTGAATAAAAGCTCATATTTATTGACTGCAAGACACTCCAAATAGCACTTAGAATCAAATTCTGCAGGACTGT encodes:
- the IL1F10 gene encoding interleukin-1 family member 10, translating into MCSLPMARYYIIKYADQKALYTRDGQLLVGDPVADNCCAEKICILPNRGLARTKVPIFLGIQGGSRCLACVETEEGPSLQLEDVNIEELYKGGEEATRFTFFQSSSGSAFRLEAAAWPGWFLCGPAEPQQPVQLTKESEPSARTKFYFEQSW